In one Hymenobacter sp. DG25B genomic region, the following are encoded:
- a CDS encoding sulfate adenylyltransferase subunit 1 encodes MDLLRFITCGSVDDGKSTLIGRLLYDSESVSLDVLAALEKRQASNGVVDLALLTDGLRAEREQGITIDVAYKYFTTPRRKFIITDAPGHVQYTRNMVTGASNADLAIVLVDARQGVIEQTRRHTLIAALLGIRHFVLAVNKMDLVQYDETIFNQISADYAALTDHFQLPKARAIPLSALHGDNVVTRSRQLPWYTGPSLLEHLERVPGAVEVAAAPRFQVQYVIRPQTPELPDYRGYTGQVLSGQYRPGDKVRILPSGQESTIEAIEVSQQAVETAAAPQSVVIRLRDDVDVSRGDTLVPLNDEPTLTRELEATLCWMSEQPLLPGRRLLLQHHAALVKAAIPAILHKVNVHTFAQAPTDSAQLNDIVRVRLKTAVPLAVDHYRQNRATGSFILVDELSGDTVAAGLIGAVEAVFSPLVPASVVG; translated from the coding sequence TCACCTGCGGCAGCGTCGACGACGGCAAAAGCACTTTGATTGGCCGCCTGCTCTACGATTCTGAATCTGTTTCCCTGGATGTACTGGCCGCGCTGGAAAAGCGTCAGGCTTCCAACGGCGTAGTGGATCTGGCCCTGCTGACGGACGGCCTGCGCGCCGAGCGGGAACAGGGTATCACCATTGATGTCGCCTACAAATACTTCACCACGCCCCGCCGCAAGTTCATCATTACCGATGCCCCCGGCCACGTGCAGTACACCCGCAATATGGTGACGGGCGCCAGCAACGCCGACCTGGCTATTGTGCTGGTGGATGCGCGCCAGGGCGTGATTGAGCAAACCCGCCGCCACACGCTTATTGCCGCGCTCCTAGGCATCCGGCACTTTGTGTTGGCCGTGAATAAGATGGATTTGGTGCAGTATGATGAGACAATTTTCAACCAGATTTCCGCCGACTACGCCGCCCTTACCGACCACTTCCAACTTCCCAAAGCCAGGGCCATTCCGCTGAGTGCTCTGCACGGCGACAATGTGGTAACCCGCTCCCGGCAGCTGCCGTGGTACACGGGCCCCAGCCTGCTGGAACACCTGGAAAGGGTGCCCGGCGCCGTAGAAGTGGCCGCCGCTCCCCGCTTCCAGGTGCAGTATGTTATTCGCCCGCAAACGCCCGAGCTGCCCGACTACCGCGGCTATACCGGTCAGGTGCTCAGCGGCCAGTACCGCCCCGGTGATAAAGTGCGCATTCTGCCCTCGGGCCAGGAATCAACGATTGAAGCCATTGAAGTCAGTCAGCAGGCAGTGGAAACGGCGGCAGCTCCGCAGTCCGTAGTCATTCGGCTGCGCGATGATGTGGACGTGAGCCGGGGCGACACCCTGGTGCCACTAAACGACGAGCCTACCCTCACGCGGGAGCTGGAAGCTACGCTGTGCTGGATGAGTGAGCAGCCCCTGCTGCCCGGCCGCAGGCTGCTGCTGCAGCACCACGCGGCGCTGGTGAAAGCCGCCATTCCGGCCATCCTGCACAAGGTAAACGTGCACACCTTCGCCCAAGCCCCCACCGACTCGGCCCAGCTAAACGACATCGTGCGGGTACGCCTGAAAACCGCCGTACCGCTGGCCGTGGACCACTACCGCCAGAACCGCGCCACCGGCTCATTTATTCTGGTAGATGAGCTGAGCGGTGATACGGTAGCCGCCGGGCTGATTGGCGCGGTGGAGGCCGTTTTTTCTCCCCTTGTGCCGGCCAGTGTAGTAGGCTGA
- a CDS encoding amino acid permease, whose protein sequence is MLKKSLELLRQEAAETGANTLKRSLNGFNLITIGIGVIIGAGLFSLTGIAAANNAGPAVTLSFVVAAVGCAFSALCYAEFASMVPVSGSAYTYAYATMGELFAWIIGWDLVLEYSVGAATVAISWSQYLLRFLGKYGIHLPPQLVMSPFETAALADGSTVHGFVNIPAMLIVLAITMIIIRGTAGSAWFNALVVTLKVAVVLVFIALGWQYIDPANYQPYIPQNTGVFGEFGWSGILRGAGVVFFVFIGFDIVATMAQETKNPQKNMPIGIIGSLLICTVLFVLFGHVMTGLANYTEFKNSAAPVAIAIEKTPYAWLSSAVILAIIIGYTSVILVDLLGQSRVFFSMAKDGLLPPVFSRIHEQFRTPLQSNLLLGLFIALFAGFVPISVVGEMTSIGTLLAFVMVCLGILIMRKKEPDAPRGFRTPWVPLVPILGIVTCLIMMVSLPWETWLRLAVWLAIGLAIYFGYGKKHSKLGQKAQQKQIV, encoded by the coding sequence ATGCTTAAAAAATCACTGGAACTGCTGCGGCAGGAAGCCGCCGAAACCGGCGCTAATACCTTAAAACGAAGCCTGAATGGCTTTAATTTGATTACCATTGGCATTGGGGTAATTATTGGGGCCGGCCTGTTCTCGCTGACGGGTATTGCGGCCGCCAACAATGCCGGGCCGGCCGTTACTCTGTCGTTTGTAGTGGCGGCCGTTGGCTGCGCTTTTTCTGCCTTATGCTACGCTGAGTTTGCCTCCATGGTGCCGGTTTCCGGCTCGGCCTATACCTATGCCTATGCCACCATGGGGGAGCTTTTTGCCTGGATTATTGGCTGGGATTTGGTCCTGGAGTATTCCGTAGGCGCCGCTACGGTGGCCATTAGCTGGTCGCAGTACCTCCTGAGGTTTCTCGGTAAGTACGGTATTCATTTGCCACCCCAGCTGGTAATGTCGCCGTTTGAAACGGCCGCTTTGGCGGATGGCAGCACGGTGCATGGCTTTGTGAATATTCCGGCCATGCTCATCGTGCTGGCTATTACCATGATTATCATTCGGGGCACGGCCGGCTCGGCGTGGTTTAATGCGCTGGTAGTTACGCTGAAGGTGGCCGTAGTACTGGTGTTCATTGCCCTGGGCTGGCAGTACATTGATCCGGCTAACTATCAACCCTACATTCCGCAGAATACCGGCGTGTTTGGGGAGTTTGGCTGGAGCGGGATTCTGCGCGGGGCCGGCGTGGTCTTCTTCGTGTTTATCGGGTTTGATATTGTGGCCACCATGGCTCAGGAAACCAAGAATCCGCAGAAGAATATGCCCATCGGCATCATCGGCTCCCTGCTGATCTGCACGGTGCTATTTGTACTGTTTGGCCACGTGATGACGGGACTGGCCAACTACACGGAGTTTAAAAACAGCGCCGCGCCGGTAGCCATTGCCATTGAGAAAACGCCCTATGCCTGGCTTTCATCGGCCGTTATCCTGGCCATTATCATCGGGTATACGTCCGTTATTCTGGTGGATTTGCTGGGGCAGAGCCGCGTGTTTTTCTCCATGGCGAAAGACGGCCTGCTGCCGCCGGTTTTCTCGCGTATTCACGAGCAGTTCCGCACACCGTTGCAATCCAATCTGCTGCTGGGGTTGTTTATAGCCCTGTTTGCGGGCTTCGTGCCCATTTCCGTTGTCGGCGAAATGACTTCCATTGGTACTTTGCTGGCTTTTGTGATGGTGTGCCTGGGCATTCTCATCATGCGCAAGAAAGAACCCGATGCGCCCCGTGGTTTCCGCACGCCCTGGGTACCGCTGGTGCCTATTCTGGGTATTGTAACCTGCCTGATTATGATGGTGTCGTTGCCCTGGGAAACGTGGCTGCGCCTGGCCGTTTGGCTGGCTATTGGTTTGGCTATCTACTTCGGCTATGGCAAGAAGCACAGCAAGCTGGGGCAAAAAGCGCAACAGAAACAGATAGTATAG
- a CDS encoding DUF6565 domain-containing protein, which yields MIKKTFTINALAAILLAGGVSFTQSSCSRTDRTEVSQDGEQAYNDFKTFVTDAETRSENVANESEADYNQETTQLKSDFDTKVAAVDKYADQYDDARRQEIEQLRTRYTTAYDKRDMTWKNRASATGTTTTMKMGKYYKPMTSEYAAVTPQNVRAKYEAFTAMVKANENRYDIDDWRNVNADWKALDDRYDVIKDQVSTADREEIAKEKAKYAAFKSFDKTEARVAEGADAVGGAAKDVAGGAKEVGKDVGQGAKKVGSKVGNAVKGAYKEVKSEVKNTDND from the coding sequence ATGATAAAGAAAACCTTCACCATAAACGCCCTGGCGGCTATTCTATTGGCCGGTGGCGTGTCGTTCACGCAAAGCAGCTGCAGCCGCACGGATAGAACTGAGGTTTCGCAGGATGGCGAACAGGCCTACAACGATTTCAAAACGTTTGTGACCGATGCCGAAACCCGCTCTGAAAACGTAGCCAACGAATCGGAAGCCGACTACAACCAGGAAACCACCCAGCTGAAGTCTGACTTCGATACCAAAGTAGCCGCCGTAGATAAGTACGCGGATCAGTATGATGACGCGCGCCGGCAGGAAATTGAGCAGCTGCGCACCCGCTACACCACCGCTTACGACAAGCGCGACATGACCTGGAAAAACCGGGCCTCAGCTACCGGCACAACCACAACTATGAAAATGGGCAAGTACTACAAGCCCATGACCAGTGAGTATGCCGCAGTAACGCCTCAGAACGTGCGCGCCAAGTACGAGGCCTTCACCGCCATGGTGAAAGCCAACGAGAACCGCTACGATATTGACGACTGGCGCAACGTGAATGCCGACTGGAAAGCCCTGGACGACCGTTACGACGTGATTAAAGACCAGGTATCTACTGCCGACCGCGAGGAAATTGCCAAGGAAAAGGCCAAGTACGCGGCCTTCAAGTCCTTCGACAAAACCGAAGCCCGCGTGGCGGAAGGGGCTGATGCCGTTGGCGGGGCCGCGAAGGACGTAGCCGGCGGAGCCAAAGAAGTAGGCAAAGATGTAGGCCAGGGTGCCAAGAAAGTAGGCAGCAAAGTGGGCAACGCAGTGAAAGGCGCCTACAAAGAGGTCAAGAGCGAAGTTAAAAACACCGACAACGACTAA
- a CDS encoding TSUP family transporter: MPQPEPPPLPGTNRLFPVFLKLEQLHVLLVGGGGTGCEKLSAMLLNSPGAAVTVVATWFSPELKRLAAQHPSVQLREQPYQATDLVGHDLVIVATHDQTLNLRIKADATLQRLLCNVANMPEACDFYLGSIVQKGDLKIAISTNGKSATIAKRLREMLSHTLPQELHDVLQHMTVIREKVGGDFAKKVKSLNEVTAELAGGPAYESPAAARWRHIATGSLLAFAAMLVFNILSYYFTWQQVWEAATSSDTFFLFVAIGFGAQLIDGLLGMGYGVVTAISLMTLNISPAAVSSSIHTAEMFASGASGYHHYRFGNVNRKLFKVLLIPGVLGAITGAYLLAKFGEEYGAYVKPFLSLYLLLLGLRIISKAFSKPGPRKKHKKLGILAAAGGFLDSFGGGGWGPLVTSTLIAGGRTPQYVIGSVSVTEFFVTFASAVTFFATIGISHWQIILGLIVGGVAAAPLAARLAGRIPVRWMFVGVGLMVIVWSMWSLRRLLI, translated from the coding sequence ATGCCCCAGCCAGAACCGCCGCCGCTACCCGGTACCAACCGGCTGTTTCCGGTGTTTTTGAAGCTGGAGCAATTACATGTGCTGTTGGTGGGCGGGGGCGGGACTGGCTGCGAGAAGCTGTCGGCGATGCTGCTGAACAGTCCTGGCGCCGCGGTAACGGTAGTGGCTACCTGGTTTTCGCCGGAGCTGAAGCGGCTGGCGGCACAGCACCCTTCGGTACAACTGCGCGAGCAGCCCTACCAAGCCACCGATTTGGTGGGCCACGACCTGGTGATTGTGGCCACCCATGACCAGACGCTCAACCTGCGCATTAAGGCCGATGCTACGCTACAGCGCCTGCTCTGCAACGTGGCCAACATGCCCGAGGCCTGTGACTTTTACCTGGGTTCCATTGTGCAGAAGGGCGACCTGAAAATTGCCATCAGCACCAACGGAAAGTCGGCTACCATTGCCAAGCGCCTGCGCGAAATGCTAAGCCACACCCTGCCCCAGGAGCTGCACGACGTGCTCCAGCACATGACCGTGATTCGGGAGAAAGTGGGCGGCGACTTCGCCAAAAAAGTAAAGTCGCTGAATGAGGTAACGGCGGAGCTGGCCGGGGGGCCGGCCTATGAGTCGCCGGCGGCGGCGCGCTGGCGCCATATTGCTACCGGCTCGCTGCTGGCCTTCGCGGCCATGCTGGTGTTCAACATCCTCTCCTACTACTTCACATGGCAGCAGGTGTGGGAAGCAGCCACGTCTTCGGATACGTTCTTTCTTTTTGTGGCCATTGGGTTTGGTGCGCAGCTCATTGATGGCCTGCTGGGCATGGGCTACGGGGTGGTGACGGCCATCAGCCTGATGACGCTGAATATTTCGCCGGCGGCCGTGAGCTCCAGCATTCATACCGCCGAAATGTTTGCCAGCGGGGCCTCAGGCTATCATCATTACCGCTTCGGCAACGTGAACCGCAAGCTGTTTAAAGTGCTGTTGATTCCGGGGGTGCTGGGCGCCATTACCGGGGCTTATCTTTTGGCGAAGTTTGGGGAGGAATACGGGGCTTATGTGAAGCCTTTCCTTTCCCTGTACCTGCTGCTGCTGGGCCTGCGCATTATTTCCAAAGCCTTTTCTAAACCCGGTCCGCGCAAAAAGCACAAGAAGCTGGGAATACTGGCGGCGGCCGGCGGGTTCCTGGATTCCTTTGGCGGGGGCGGCTGGGGCCCCTTGGTGACCAGCACGCTCATTGCCGGCGGGCGCACGCCACAGTACGTTATCGGCTCGGTGAGTGTGACGGAGTTCTTCGTCACGTTTGCCAGCGCTGTTACCTTTTTCGCCACCATTGGCATTTCGCACTGGCAGATTATTCTGGGGCTGATTGTGGGCGGCGTGGCGGCGGCCCCGCTGGCAGCCCGCCTGGCCGGCCGCATTCCCGTGCGCTGGATGTTTGTGGGCGTGGGCCTGATGGTAATTGTGTGGAGTATGTGGTCGTTGCGCCGGCTGCTTATATAA
- a CDS encoding EcsC family protein, with protein MTTYTAQAYSELRTWQKRMQQKPSLLNRFARRVQAKMNALLPEKVHLALTAAIKQMVRGVLFGSMQITRKPLVESSLSERETLIRTRIRYYRNTAAAEGAVTGAGGFLLGLADFPLLLSLKLKLLFDIAALYGHDVRDYTERLYLLHIFQLAFSSQHTRNEVYQRVANWETYRLTLPTDVNEFDWRTFQQEYRDYIDLAKMAQLIPVIGAAVGAVANYRLLVQLGETAIHCYRMRWFAHNKPE; from the coding sequence ATGACTACTTATACTGCGCAAGCTTATTCCGAGCTGAGAACCTGGCAGAAGCGCATGCAGCAGAAACCCTCGCTGCTCAACCGTTTTGCCCGGCGGGTACAGGCCAAAATGAATGCTTTATTACCGGAAAAAGTACACTTGGCGCTAACTGCGGCTATTAAACAAATGGTGCGCGGAGTACTGTTTGGCTCAATGCAAATCACAAGAAAACCGCTGGTCGAAAGCAGTTTGAGCGAGCGGGAAACCCTGATTCGTACGCGCATCCGGTACTACCGCAATACGGCTGCCGCCGAAGGTGCCGTAACGGGGGCGGGTGGTTTCCTTTTAGGCCTTGCTGATTTTCCGTTGCTGCTCAGCCTGAAATTGAAGCTGCTCTTTGATATTGCCGCGCTCTACGGCCACGATGTGCGCGACTATACCGAGCGACTGTACCTGCTGCATATTTTTCAGCTGGCCTTCAGCAGTCAGCACACGCGTAATGAAGTATACCAGCGGGTGGCCAATTGGGAAACCTACCGCCTTACCCTGCCCACGGATGTAAATGAGTTCGACTGGCGCACCTTCCAGCAGGAGTACCGCGACTACATTGACCTGGCTAAAATGGCTCAGCTAATCCCCGTTATCGGGGCGGCGGTAGGCGCGGTGGCTAATTATCGGTTATTAGTACAGCTGGGCGAAACGGCCATACATTGTTACCGCATGCGTTGGTTTGCTCACAATAAACCTGAATAG
- a CDS encoding glycosyltransferase family 2 protein — translation MPGLSVLLPIYCRDVTRLVLALVQQAASWPGPVEILCFDDASDEDTRRLNRSMAAWPGVVYRELPRNVGRSAIRNQLAAAALHPWLLLLDNNISLSEPNFLARYAGTLTSAPVIVGGTMYAETAPAAPELRLRWHYGRLREARPARVRQLQPHTSFILKNVLMEAAVFRRFGLDEALTHYGHEDSKLGWQLQKAGIAVQHIDNPVLHDGLEPATVFLEKTQQAVRNLVYLYQTEGWGTDTSLLRTALRLRRAGLAGIYQAGFRLLYNSVQRALLSGTPNLRQLDGLKLYWALQDLQHYRTGKK, via the coding sequence ATGCCCGGCCTGTCAGTTTTGCTGCCCATTTACTGCCGGGACGTAACGCGGCTGGTGCTGGCACTGGTGCAACAGGCCGCCAGCTGGCCCGGGCCGGTAGAAATCCTGTGTTTTGATGATGCCTCCGACGAGGATACCCGCCGGTTAAACCGCTCTATGGCTGCCTGGCCGGGCGTTGTGTACCGGGAACTACCGCGCAATGTGGGGCGCTCAGCTATTCGTAATCAACTGGCTGCGGCTGCCCTGCACCCCTGGTTGCTACTGCTGGATAATAATATCTCCCTGTCTGAGCCCAACTTTCTCGCCCGCTATGCCGGCACTTTAACTTCGGCGCCGGTAATAGTAGGTGGAACGATGTACGCTGAAACCGCCCCCGCCGCTCCGGAGCTGCGGCTGCGCTGGCACTATGGCCGGCTGCGGGAAGCCCGCCCGGCCCGGGTGCGGCAGTTGCAGCCACACACCTCGTTTATCCTGAAAAATGTGCTGATGGAAGCCGCCGTATTTCGCCGGTTTGGTTTGGATGAAGCCCTAACGCACTACGGCCACGAGGACAGCAAGCTGGGCTGGCAGCTGCAAAAAGCGGGCATTGCCGTGCAGCATATTGATAACCCCGTGCTGCATGATGGCCTGGAACCCGCCACCGTTTTTCTGGAAAAAACGCAGCAGGCTGTGCGCAATCTGGTGTACCTGTACCAAACTGAAGGGTGGGGGACCGACACCAGCCTGTTGCGGACTGCCCTGCGGCTACGGCGTGCGGGGCTGGCAGGGATATACCAAGCGGGATTTAGGCTGCTATACAACAGCGTGCAACGGGCGCTGCTTTCTGGAACTCCTAACCTCCGGCAGCTGGATGGCCTTAAGCTGTACTGGGCGCTGCAGGATCTACAACACTACCGCACCGGGAAAAAATAA
- a CDS encoding cell division ATP-binding protein FtsE, whose protein sequence is MPTAANPVIELHDAYIMQDVNTVLQKVSFVLDKGEFAYLVGRTGSGKSSLLKTIYADLPLGAGAGNVAGFALPRLSSGKVPMLRRKLGIIFQDFQLLFDRTVADNLLFVLNATGWKGKSLKKQRISEVLMRVGLSNAGSKMPHQLSGGEQQRVVIARALLNEPLLLLADEPTGNLDPDVTDSIMRLFMEINNAGTAVLMATHNYQLIKNYPKRVLQCKDGQLLDSTALPMELSGN, encoded by the coding sequence ATGCCCACCGCTGCCAACCCGGTTATCGAGCTGCACGATGCCTACATTATGCAGGACGTGAACACCGTGCTGCAGAAAGTATCCTTTGTCCTGGACAAGGGCGAATTTGCGTACCTGGTGGGCCGGACCGGCTCGGGCAAAAGCTCTTTGCTGAAAACCATTTACGCCGACTTACCCTTGGGCGCCGGGGCCGGCAACGTAGCCGGTTTTGCTTTGCCGCGCCTCAGCAGTGGTAAAGTGCCCATGCTGCGCCGCAAGCTGGGTATCATCTTTCAGGATTTCCAGCTGCTCTTCGACCGTACCGTGGCCGATAACCTCCTGTTTGTGCTGAATGCTACCGGCTGGAAAGGGAAGTCCCTGAAAAAACAGCGCATCTCGGAAGTGCTGATGCGTGTAGGCTTGTCCAATGCCGGCAGCAAAATGCCGCACCAGCTTTCCGGCGGCGAGCAGCAGCGGGTAGTAATTGCCCGGGCCCTGCTGAATGAGCCCCTGCTGCTGCTGGCCGATGAGCCCACCGGCAACCTGGACCCCGACGTGACGGACAGTATCATGCGTTTGTTCATGGAAATCAACAACGCCGGCACCGCCGTGCTCATGGCCACGCACAACTACCAGCTCATCAAAAACTACCCCAAGCGCGTGCTCCAGTGCAAAGATGGTCAGCTGCTGGACTCCACTGCCCTGCCCATGGAACTGAGCGGCAACTAG
- a CDS encoding Gfo/Idh/MocA family protein, whose product MNDSALPAVRFVICGIGHIGRRHAALVARQPGARLVALVDVREELRSGLAAEFPGVPFFSSLDQYLLAGPAADVLTVATPNHLHAPQAMQGLHAGLHVLVEKPIALRTHDAEAIVRAAQASSRLVFGVMQNRYSPPAAWLKNVYEEGRLGQIYLVQFNCFWNRDARYYRPGGWRGTQAQDGGTLFTQFSHFVDLLYWVFGDVTNISARFRDFTHQQLTEFEDSGLVSFDLVRGGSGTLQYSTAVWDQNLESSLTVIAEHGSLRLGGQYMDKLEYCHLRNYQCPELPPTNPANDYGPYQGSAANHVQVIENVVNTLQNGCAATTNALDGLKVVEIIEQIYQLK is encoded by the coding sequence GTGAATGATTCTGCCCTTCCCGCCGTCCGGTTTGTAATTTGTGGTATAGGCCATATTGGCCGGCGGCACGCGGCACTGGTTGCCCGGCAGCCCGGCGCCCGTCTGGTGGCCCTGGTTGATGTGCGGGAGGAACTGCGGTCCGGGTTGGCGGCCGAGTTCCCCGGCGTGCCCTTCTTTTCGTCGTTGGATCAGTACCTGCTGGCCGGGCCCGCTGCCGATGTGCTGACCGTGGCTACGCCCAATCATCTGCACGCGCCCCAGGCTATGCAAGGGCTGCACGCCGGCCTGCATGTGCTGGTGGAAAAACCCATTGCGCTGCGTACCCACGATGCCGAAGCCATTGTGCGCGCGGCCCAGGCTTCTAGCCGCCTAGTGTTTGGGGTGATGCAGAATCGCTACTCGCCGCCCGCCGCCTGGCTCAAGAATGTTTATGAAGAAGGCCGCCTGGGGCAGATATATCTGGTGCAGTTTAACTGCTTCTGGAACCGCGACGCCCGTTATTACCGCCCGGGCGGCTGGCGCGGCACCCAGGCACAGGATGGCGGCACACTCTTCACCCAGTTCAGCCACTTCGTGGATTTGCTCTACTGGGTATTCGGCGACGTTACCAATATCTCCGCCCGCTTCCGTGACTTCACGCACCAGCAGCTTACCGAGTTTGAAGACTCCGGCCTGGTTTCCTTTGATTTAGTACGCGGCGGCAGCGGCACGCTGCAATACAGCACTGCCGTTTGGGACCAAAACTTGGAAAGCTCCTTAACGGTAATAGCCGAGCATGGCAGCCTGCGCCTGGGTGGCCAGTACATGGATAAGCTGGAGTACTGCCACCTACGGAATTATCAGTGCCCTGAGTTACCACCTACTAACCCCGCCAATGATTACGGGCCCTACCAGGGTAGCGCTGCCAACCATGTGCAGGTGATTGAGAATGTGGTGAATACCTTGCAAAATGGTTGTGCGGCTACCACCAATGCGCTGGATGGGCTAAAAGTAGTTGAGATAATTGAGCAGATATATCAGTTGAAATAA
- a CDS encoding DegT/DnrJ/EryC1/StrS family aminotransferase yields the protein MPPILMLDLAAQHAPLRAALDAALQQCLNESAFIQGPAVAKLAQELSEYLGGPHVVPCANGTDALQLALMSLRLPKGSEVLVPAFTYVATLEAAAVLGLTPVPVDVLPTTFGLDPQAVEAAITPRTAAIVAVHLFGQCADLESLRRIASHHGLALIEDNAQSLGATFTSSAGATWVAGTVGEVGTTSFFPSKNLGAMGDGGALFTQDSSRAELLRQLANHGQTRKYHHEHIGLNSRLDTLQAALLRVKLPHLAQWTTARQRIAAQYDAAFAGVEGLMPPARDPRSTHVYHQYTVQVTDTARRDALQQHLAANRVPSVVYYPVPVHQQPAYKYLGYQAGQFPVAERLCHTVLSLPIHPTLAPEQVACVSDAVKSFF from the coding sequence ATGCCTCCTATACTGATGCTGGACCTGGCGGCCCAGCACGCGCCCCTGCGCGCCGCGCTGGACGCGGCGCTGCAGCAATGCCTGAATGAAAGCGCTTTTATTCAGGGTCCGGCAGTTGCAAAGCTGGCGCAGGAGCTAAGTGAGTATCTGGGCGGCCCCCACGTGGTGCCCTGCGCCAATGGTACCGATGCCTTGCAGCTGGCTCTCATGAGCCTGCGCCTGCCCAAGGGCAGTGAGGTGCTGGTGCCCGCTTTCACGTACGTAGCTACCCTGGAAGCCGCCGCCGTACTGGGGCTTACTCCGGTACCGGTAGATGTGCTGCCCACCACCTTTGGGCTGGATCCGCAGGCCGTTGAGGCCGCCATTACGCCGCGCACCGCGGCCATAGTGGCCGTGCATTTATTTGGGCAGTGTGCCGATTTGGAAAGCCTGCGCCGCATTGCCAGCCACCATGGCTTGGCGCTGATTGAAGACAATGCCCAGTCGCTGGGCGCCACGTTTACTTCCAGCGCCGGGGCAACCTGGGTAGCCGGAACAGTAGGAGAGGTGGGCACTACCTCGTTTTTCCCCAGTAAAAACCTGGGCGCTATGGGGGATGGGGGCGCTCTATTCACCCAGGATAGCAGCCGGGCCGAGCTGCTGCGCCAACTGGCTAACCACGGCCAAACGCGCAAATACCACCACGAGCACATCGGCCTCAATTCCCGGCTGGATACCCTGCAGGCCGCCCTGCTGCGCGTGAAGCTGCCCCATCTGGCGCAATGGACCACCGCCCGCCAGCGCATAGCGGCTCAGTATGATGCCGCATTTGCTGGCGTAGAAGGCCTGATGCCGCCCGCCCGCGACCCGCGCAGCACCCATGTGTACCATCAGTACACTGTGCAGGTAACCGACACGGCCCGCCGCGACGCACTGCAACAGCACCTGGCGGCGAATAGGGTGCCCAGCGTGGTATATTACCCGGTACCGGTGCATCAGCAGCCCGCTTATAAGTACTTAGGTTACCAGGCCGGGCAGTTTCCGGTGGCTGAACGGCTGTGCCATACGGTGTTATCATTGCCCATTCATCCTACCCTGGCGCCAGAGCAGGTGGCCTGCGTATCAGATGCGGTGAAGTCATTTTTCTGA
- the fsa gene encoding fructose-6-phosphate aldolase, with protein MKFFIDTANLKEIQEAVELGVLDGVTTNPSLMAKEGIKGTDAVMSHYRQICEMVDGDVSAEVIATDYEGIIREGEALAELHPNIVVKVPMIRDGVKAIKYFSEKGIKTNCTLIFSAGQALLAAKAGATYVSPFVGRLDDIGADGMQLIQQIVDIFSNYGYPTQVLAASVRHVPHLIQCAELGADVATCPLNVITGLLNHPLTDKGLATFLADHKKVNS; from the coding sequence ATGAAATTCTTCATTGATACCGCCAACCTGAAGGAAATTCAGGAAGCCGTGGAGCTAGGTGTGCTCGACGGTGTAACCACCAACCCCTCGCTGATGGCCAAAGAGGGCATTAAAGGCACGGATGCCGTGATGTCGCACTACCGCCAGATCTGCGAAATGGTAGACGGCGACGTGTCGGCCGAGGTAATTGCCACTGACTACGAAGGCATAATTCGGGAAGGCGAGGCCCTGGCCGAGCTGCACCCCAACATCGTAGTGAAGGTGCCCATGATCCGGGATGGTGTGAAAGCCATCAAATATTTCTCGGAGAAAGGCATCAAAACCAACTGCACTCTGATTTTCTCGGCCGGGCAGGCGCTGCTGGCCGCCAAAGCCGGTGCCACCTACGTGTCGCCTTTCGTGGGTCGTCTGGATGACATCGGGGCCGATGGCATGCAGCTGATTCAGCAGATTGTGGATATTTTCTCCAACTACGGCTATCCTACGCAGGTGCTGGCCGCCTCCGTGCGCCACGTACCGCACCTCATTCAGTGCGCTGAGCTGGGAGCCGATGTGGCTACCTGCCCGCTGAATGTAATTACCGGTTTGCTGAACCACCCGCTTACCGACAAAGGCCTGGCCACCTTCTTGGCCGACCATAAAAAAGTAAATTCTTAA